The Parambassis ranga chromosome 1, fParRan2.1, whole genome shotgun sequence genome includes a region encoding these proteins:
- the ugt8 gene encoding 2-hydroxyacylsphingosine 1-beta-galactosyltransferase: MLLPSSLLLLLGLLTWSPKATWAAKVIVVPPIMFESHLYIFKTLATALHQEGHETHFLVSEGREVPPSPHYHLQRYPGIFNSTTADNFLQSKVTNIFSGRLTFLELFDILDHYSQNCDAVVGSVEVMNRLKEAKFDLLLVDPNEMCGFVIAHILGVQYAVFSTGLWYPAEVGAPAPLSYVPEFNSLLTDRMSLMQRITNTAVYLVQRFGVHYIALPKYDRIMKKHGVKPQVAMADLVQGSRLWMLCTDMALEFPRPTLPHVVYIGGILTKPPNPLPQDFEAWVNDTAEHGFVVVSFGAGVKYLSHDIAHKLAGALARLPQRVIWRFSGVPPSNLGNNTKLVDWMPQNDLLGHANTRAFLSHGGLNSIYEAMYHGIPVVGVPLFGDHYDTMTRVAAKGMGIMLHWKYMTEEDLFMALTSVIKDSRYRQQARLLSNIHKDQPGHPVTRAVYWVSYILRHNGANHLRSAVYEVSLYQYFLLDVVFTVGAAAVLTVFALRWLVRLLKGKVVDHKRAGDIRDDGSTANGHCHSESMANGKHKRNGSLKNEKKMN; this comes from the exons ATGCTACTACCTTCATCACTACTGCTTCTCCTCGGCCTCCTCACCTGGAGTCCCAAAGCAACATGGGCAGCTAAAGTGATTGTGGTCCCGCCCATAATGTTTGAATCCCACCTCTACATTTTCAAGACGCTGGCCACAGCTCTACACCAGGAGGGCCATGAGACCCATTTTCTAGTATCAGAGGGCCGTGAGGTCCCGCCTTCTCCTCACTACCATTTACAGCGATATCCAGGGATCTTTAACAGCACCACGGCTGACAATTTCCTCCAATCCAAAGTCACCAACATCTTCTCAGGCCGCCTGACATTTCTGGAACTGTTTGATATTCTTGACCACTACTCTCAGAACTGTGATGCTGTTGTTGGCAGTGTTGAAGTAATGAACCGCCTGAAAGAGGCCAAGTTTGACCTGCTGCTAGTGGACCCTAATGAAATGTGCGGCTTTGTGATTGCTCATATCCTAGGTGTACAATATGCTGTATTCAGTACAGGCCTGTGGTACCCAGCAGAGGTTGGAGCCCCTGCACCGCTATCATATGTACCCGAATTCAACTCATTGCTGACGGACCGTATGTCCTTGATGCAAAGGATCACAAACACCGCTGTTTACCTGGTGCAGCGCTTTGGAGTCCATTACATTGCGTTACCTAAGTACGACCGGATTATGAAGAAACATGGAGTAAAGCCTCAGGTGGCCATGGCTGACTTGGTTCAGGGCAGTCGTCTGTGGATGCTTTGCACTGACATGGCTCTGGAGTTCCCCAGGCCGACGCTTCCACATGTTGTGTACATTGGAGGCATCCTCACTAAGCCTCCCAACCCACTGCCACAG GATTTCGAGGCATGGGTGAACGACACAGCGGAGCATGGCTTCGTGGTTGTGTCATTTGGAGCTGGAGTCAAGTACCTTTCCCATGACATTGCTCACAAACTGGCAGGAGCCCTCGCCAGGCTGCCCCAGCGTGTCATCTGGAG ATTCTCTGGAGTTCCACCCAGTAACCTTGGCAACAACACCAAGCTTGTTGATTGGATGCCACAGAACGACTTGTTAG GGCACGCTAACACAAGAGCCTTCCTGAGCCACGGAGGCTTGAACAGCATCTACGAGGCCATGTATCATGGGATCCCGGTGGTAGGCGTGCCTCTGTTTGGAGACCACTATGACACCATGACTCGTGTGGCAGCCAAAGGAATGGGCATCATGCTGCACTGGAAATACATGACAGAGGAAGACCTCTTCATGGCCCTGACAAGTGTCATCAAGGACAGCAG GTACCGCCAACAAGCACGCCTACTCTCCAACATTCACAAAGATCAACCAGGCCACCCTGTCACCAGGGCCGTCTACTGGGTTAGCTATATCCTCCGTCACAACGGTGCCAACCACCTGCGCTCGGCTGTATACGAGGTGTCCCTGTACCAGTACTTTCTACTGGATGTTGTTTTTACTGTAGGAGCCGCTGCGGTTCTAACAGTCTTTGCACTGCGGTGGTTGGTACGACTGCTGAAGGGAAAGGTCGTGGACCATAAGAGAGCAGGCGACATCAGGGATGATGGTAGCACGGCCAACGGACATTGCCATAGCGAGAGCATGGCAAACGGGAAGCACAAACGCAATGGCTCCTTGAAAAATGAGAAGAAGATGAATTAA
- the spock3 gene encoding testican-3 isoform X1, giving the protein MLSVALLCVCAVAFGHVSARSDSGNFLDDKWLTGRWDKFRDEVEEPGTWTPSKPFDQGLDPAKDPCLKIKCSRHKVCVAEDYKTATCVSQRRVSFKDANLYQSPGSKCKPCPVVHPSPVCGTDGHSYSTKCKLDYQACITGKKITVKCPGMCPCPSQPEQTSAEKKVCSEADLKEVVSRLRDWFRVLHENGNHKRVKIQKPEKNKFEVGASPICKDPLGWMFSRLDTNFDLQLDQSEIKSLYLDRNEPCSDAFFKACDTHPDKVITSSEWCTGFQRYTDSPCKAELSSINKKQAGKKLLGQYLPSCDEDGYYRSHQCHSSSGQCWCVDRYGNEVAGSRTHGPADCGVILESSGDLGSGDSLFTDDDEDSFVLNDQAGMDDEDDEDEDDVDDNDEYLS; this is encoded by the exons ATGCTGAGCGTCgccttgctgtgtgtgtgcgccgtCGCCTTTGGACACGTCTCCGCTCGTTCCGACAGCGGCAATTTTTTGGATGATAAGTGGCTGACTGGGAGATGGGATAAATTCAGAGAT GAAGTTGAG GAGCCTGGGACATGGACCCCATCCAAGCCCTTCGatcaag GCCTTGATCCAGCCAAAGATCCCTGTTTGAAGATCAAATGCAGTCGCCACAAGGTGTGTGTGGCTGAGGATTATAAGACTGCCACTTGTGTCAGCCAGAGGAGAGTTAG TTTTAAAGACGCCAATCTGTACCAGAGTCCAGGGTCAAAGTGCAAACCCTGCCCCGTGGTTCACCCCTCACCTGTGTGTGGAACTGATGGTCACTCCTACTCCACCAAG TGTAAGTTAGACTACCAGGCCTGCATCACAGGAAAGAAGATTACTGTGAAGTGTCCTGGCATGTGTCCTTGCCCCTCTCAGCCCGAACAGACTTCTGCAGAAAAGAAAG TGTGCAGTGAGGCGGATCTGAAGGAGGTGGTGAGCCGTCTGAGAGACTGGTTCAGAGTGCTGCATGAGAATGGCAACCACAAGAGGGTCAAGATCCAGAAGCCTGAGAAGAACA AGTTTGAGGTTGGTGCTTCACCGATTTGTAAGGACCCTCTGGGCTGGATGTTCTCCCGGCTGGATACCAACTTTGACCTACAGCTGGACCAGTCTGAGATCAAGAGCCTCTATCTGGACAGGAATGAGCCGTGCTCTGATGCTTTCTTCAAAGCCTGTGACACACATCCCGACAAAGTTATAACCAGCTCTGAGTGGTGCACAGGCTTCCAGAGGTACACAG ATTCTCCTTGTAAAGCAGAGCTGTCCAGTATCAACAAAAAGCAAGCAGGGAAGAAGCTACtcg gtcagtatcTGCCATCCTGCGATGAGGACGGTTACTACAGGTCTCAccagtgtcacagcagcagcggcCAGTGCTGGTGTGTGGATCGCTATGGCAACGAGGTGGCAGGGTCACGCACCCACGGTCCTGCGGACTGCG GAGTGATTTTGGAGTCGTCCGGAGACCTCGGAAGCGGAGACTCGTTGttcactgatgatgatgaagactcGTTTGTCCTCAATGACC
- the spock3 gene encoding testican-3 isoform X2, translated as MLSVALLCVCAVAFGHVSARSDSGNFLDDKWLTGRWDKFRDEPGTWTPSKPFDQGLDPAKDPCLKIKCSRHKVCVAEDYKTATCVSQRRVSFKDANLYQSPGSKCKPCPVVHPSPVCGTDGHSYSTKCKLDYQACITGKKITVKCPGMCPCPSQPEQTSAEKKVCSEADLKEVVSRLRDWFRVLHENGNHKRVKIQKPEKNKFEVGASPICKDPLGWMFSRLDTNFDLQLDQSEIKSLYLDRNEPCSDAFFKACDTHPDKVITSSEWCTGFQRYTDSPCKAELSSINKKQAGKKLLGQYLPSCDEDGYYRSHQCHSSSGQCWCVDRYGNEVAGSRTHGPADCGVILESSGDLGSGDSLFTDDDEDSFVLNDQAGMDDEDDEDEDDVDDNDEYLS; from the exons ATGCTGAGCGTCgccttgctgtgtgtgtgcgccgtCGCCTTTGGACACGTCTCCGCTCGTTCCGACAGCGGCAATTTTTTGGATGATAAGTGGCTGACTGGGAGATGGGATAAATTCAGAGAT GAGCCTGGGACATGGACCCCATCCAAGCCCTTCGatcaag GCCTTGATCCAGCCAAAGATCCCTGTTTGAAGATCAAATGCAGTCGCCACAAGGTGTGTGTGGCTGAGGATTATAAGACTGCCACTTGTGTCAGCCAGAGGAGAGTTAG TTTTAAAGACGCCAATCTGTACCAGAGTCCAGGGTCAAAGTGCAAACCCTGCCCCGTGGTTCACCCCTCACCTGTGTGTGGAACTGATGGTCACTCCTACTCCACCAAG TGTAAGTTAGACTACCAGGCCTGCATCACAGGAAAGAAGATTACTGTGAAGTGTCCTGGCATGTGTCCTTGCCCCTCTCAGCCCGAACAGACTTCTGCAGAAAAGAAAG TGTGCAGTGAGGCGGATCTGAAGGAGGTGGTGAGCCGTCTGAGAGACTGGTTCAGAGTGCTGCATGAGAATGGCAACCACAAGAGGGTCAAGATCCAGAAGCCTGAGAAGAACA AGTTTGAGGTTGGTGCTTCACCGATTTGTAAGGACCCTCTGGGCTGGATGTTCTCCCGGCTGGATACCAACTTTGACCTACAGCTGGACCAGTCTGAGATCAAGAGCCTCTATCTGGACAGGAATGAGCCGTGCTCTGATGCTTTCTTCAAAGCCTGTGACACACATCCCGACAAAGTTATAACCAGCTCTGAGTGGTGCACAGGCTTCCAGAGGTACACAG ATTCTCCTTGTAAAGCAGAGCTGTCCAGTATCAACAAAAAGCAAGCAGGGAAGAAGCTACtcg gtcagtatcTGCCATCCTGCGATGAGGACGGTTACTACAGGTCTCAccagtgtcacagcagcagcggcCAGTGCTGGTGTGTGGATCGCTATGGCAACGAGGTGGCAGGGTCACGCACCCACGGTCCTGCGGACTGCG GAGTGATTTTGGAGTCGTCCGGAGACCTCGGAAGCGGAGACTCGTTGttcactgatgatgatgaagactcGTTTGTCCTCAATGACC